Proteins from a single region of Nerophis ophidion isolate RoL-2023_Sa linkage group LG08, RoL_Noph_v1.0, whole genome shotgun sequence:
- the ndufa8 gene encoding NADH dehydrogenase [ubiquinone] 1 alpha subcomplex subunit 8, with the protein MPPTQNFPTVQELNVDEVNVSSAVLKAAAHHFGSQCDKPSKEFMLCRWEEKDPRKCLEEGRKVTACALNFFRQIKGNCAESFTEYWTCLDYSNLAELRHCRRQQNAFDSCVLDKLDWVRPQLGELSKVTKVVTSRPIPENPYHSRPRPEPNPIIEGKLEPSKYGSRLFAWPW; encoded by the exons ATGCCCCCAACGCAGAATTTCCCCACCGTCCAGGAGCTGAATGTGGATGAG GTCAACGTGTCCTCGGCGGTGCTCAAAGCGGCGGCTCACCACTTTGGATCGCAGTGCGACAAGCCCAGCAAGGAGTTCATGCTCTGTCGCTGGGAGGAAAAGGACCCCCGCAAGTGTCTGGAAGAAGGGAGGAAAGTCACCGCCTGTGCGCTCAACTTCTTCAG GCAAATCAAGGGGAACTGCGCCGAGTCCTTCACCGAGTACTGGACCTGCCTGGACTATTCCAATTTAGCCGAGCTTCGCCACTGTCGCAGGCAGCAGAACGCCTTCGACAGCTGCGTCCTGGACAAGCTGGACTGGGTGAGACCCCAGCTCGGAGAGCTGTCAAAG GTTACCAAGGTGGTGACCTCACGGCCCATACCCGAGAACCCTTACCACTCTCGGCCACGCCCCGAGCCCAACCCCATCATCGAAGGTAAACTGGAGCCTTCCAAATATGGCAGCAGGTTGTTCGCTTGGCCCTGGTGA